A single window of Acidobacteriota bacterium DNA harbors:
- a CDS encoding ABC transporter permease encodes MLHSFGQDLKLAVRNLAKRPGFTVAAVVTLALGIGANTAVFTIVNSFLFHQLPVEDAGQLVIIAQQASEDVMPNNVSYPNMEDYRRLDEVFSDVAGEVTLLSQFKSGGEPERVIVTAATANYFSLLRLEAARGRIWSLEEGRRGQAGDVVLISYRFFQQRFNASPSTLGSTVELSGRPVTIIGVLPEKFWGTNSFIESDIYAPEASLTFLTADPDSIFEQRERMTFRTMARLREGVTLEQARQALAAMSTRLQERYPETNRGVRALAYPESMARLETGAVTFLPPVAMIFSVLVGLVLLIACANVANLLLARAAGRGKEIAIRTALGAGRLRIARQMVTESVLLSFLGAVAGFAIAWACTQYLENVPIASDFKFQLNFDPNLRVFAFAFLAAVVAGVLAGLLPGWQATRQDFNEALKDSGRGSSSGRQRLRSALVVTQVAVSLILLVVTGLFVRSSWNAADMDLGFARQNRLLLTTDVSLVSMDEAQGRQFYDQLLRQVRTLPGVVSATTAAFIPINISNGIDIVHIQGDEGEEAKSGHVMPRNTVNTDYFETIGTPIVQGRGFAEEDDPEGRRVAVVNQKFVETYWPGQNPLGKQVSTEGPDGPWMEIVGVARNSVYNLPGETTPPYIYTPFKQRYSSQQIVHVQTAGEPTALLGSIRGEIRRLAPDLPLFDVRTMETHLREGKGSFLFSIASTMVGSFGLIGLVLAAVGLYGVISYSVAQRRQEIGIRMALGAGNRRILSMVLRQGLLLAAIGVLLGALLAIPVAGLFANMLVDLSPLDPVTYAVVALALVAMSLLATWIPARLRALRVDPIIALRAE; translated from the coding sequence ATGCTGCATTCTTTTGGTCAAGACCTGAAACTGGCCGTCCGCAACCTGGCCAAGCGTCCCGGATTCACCGTCGCCGCCGTCGTCACCCTGGCCTTGGGAATCGGCGCCAATACGGCTGTCTTCACCATCGTCAACAGTTTCCTCTTTCACCAACTGCCGGTCGAAGACGCGGGCCAGTTGGTGATTATCGCCCAGCAAGCCTCGGAAGACGTCATGCCCAACAACGTCTCCTATCCCAACATGGAGGACTACCGCCGTCTCGACGAGGTCTTCAGCGATGTGGCCGGTGAAGTCACCTTGCTTTCACAGTTCAAGTCAGGCGGGGAACCCGAGCGGGTGATCGTCACCGCCGCCACAGCCAACTACTTTTCGCTGCTCAGGCTGGAGGCCGCCCGAGGGCGCATCTGGTCGCTGGAGGAAGGACGCCGGGGACAGGCCGGCGACGTGGTGCTGATCTCCTACCGCTTCTTTCAGCAGCGTTTCAACGCCAGCCCCTCCACGCTGGGCTCGACGGTCGAACTCTCAGGGCGCCCCGTGACCATCATCGGCGTCCTCCCGGAGAAATTCTGGGGAACCAATTCCTTCATCGAGTCCGACATCTATGCGCCTGAAGCCTCTCTGACCTTCCTGACTGCCGATCCCGACTCCATTTTCGAGCAGCGGGAAAGGATGACTTTCCGCACCATGGCCCGCCTGCGCGAGGGGGTGACGCTTGAGCAGGCGCGCCAAGCCCTGGCAGCCATGTCGACCCGCCTTCAGGAACGCTACCCCGAAACCAACCGGGGAGTGCGGGCGCTGGCCTATCCTGAATCGATGGCGCGCCTTGAAACAGGGGCCGTGACCTTCCTGCCCCCCGTGGCCATGATCTTCTCCGTTCTGGTGGGGCTGGTTCTGCTGATCGCCTGCGCCAATGTGGCCAATCTGCTGCTGGCCCGCGCCGCCGGACGCGGAAAAGAAATCGCCATACGCACCGCCTTGGGAGCCGGACGCCTGCGCATCGCCCGCCAGATGGTCACTGAAAGCGTCCTCCTCTCTTTTCTTGGCGCGGTGGCAGGCTTTGCCATCGCCTGGGCCTGCACTCAATACCTTGAAAACGTTCCCATCGCCTCCGACTTCAAGTTTCAGCTCAACTTCGATCCCAACCTGCGAGTGTTCGCCTTCGCCTTCCTGGCCGCCGTAGTAGCCGGGGTGCTGGCCGGACTGCTGCCCGGCTGGCAGGCCACCCGCCAGGACTTCAACGAAGCCCTCAAAGACAGCGGACGCGGCAGCAGCAGCGGACGCCAACGCCTGCGCAGCGCCCTGGTCGTGACCCAGGTGGCGGTGTCGCTGATCTTGCTGGTGGTTACGGGACTGTTCGTGCGCAGCTCCTGGAACGCGGCCGACATGGACCTGGGATTTGCCCGCCAGAACCGTTTGCTTCTCACCACCGACGTTTCGCTGGTCAGCATGGACGAAGCCCAAGGCCGCCAGTTCTACGATCAACTGCTGCGCCAGGTGCGGACCTTGCCGGGAGTGGTTTCGGCCACCACCGCCGCCTTCATCCCCATCAACATTTCCAACGGCATCGACATCGTCCACATCCAGGGCGATGAGGGCGAGGAAGCCAAGAGCGGGCATGTCATGCCCCGCAACACCGTCAACACCGACTACTTCGAAACCATCGGCACCCCCATCGTCCAGGGGCGAGGCTTTGCGGAAGAAGACGATCCGGAAGGGCGTCGAGTGGCCGTCGTCAACCAGAAGTTTGTGGAAACCTACTGGCCCGGCCAGAATCCGCTGGGCAAGCAGGTGAGCACCGAGGGCCCCGACGGCCCCTGGATGGAGATCGTGGGCGTGGCCCGCAACAGCGTCTACAACCTTCCCGGCGAAACCACCCCGCCTTACATCTACACCCCCTTCAAGCAGCGCTACAGCTCGCAGCAAATCGTCCATGTTCAGACGGCTGGGGAGCCGACCGCCTTGCTGGGCAGTATCCGCGGCGAAATCCGGCGCCTGGCTCCCGACCTGCCCCTTTTCGACGTGCGCACGATGGAAACGCATCTGCGTGAAGGCAAGGGGTCTTTTCTTTTCAGCATCGCCAGTACCATGGTGGGCTCCTTCGGCCTCATCGGACTGGTTCTGGCGGCGGTCGGACTTTACGGCGTAATCTCCTACTCGGTCGCCCAGCGGCGCCAGGAGATCGGCATCCGCATGGCCCTGGGAGCCGGCAACCGCCGCATTCTTTCAATGGTCCTGCGGCAGGGATTGCTGCTGGCCGCTATCGGCG